From a single Oreochromis niloticus isolate F11D_XX linkage group LG3, O_niloticus_UMD_NMBU, whole genome shotgun sequence genomic region:
- the nat16 gene encoding histidine N-acetyltransferase isoform X1 gives MKIDTSLNMPQLPEALSQAGLQFSVATEEDFDEIMAMSQDIYGGLDYLPTRYTSWLQDTNRTVILARKHGKVIALESVCVIDDGETMLVEGLRVAPQERGKGVAGVLLRFCAELVKSRYPEVKVCRLTRDDQLGPKDFEKYRIITKQGILLMRFRAEDLKLHLSEFGLEGDNESTLSTFCSSPPPVRLDHTAIQQLYLNSDLLHGVLPNATIIQDWQPFKLLPSNMAILLKKEIDWMVDDMSNPTVASLCTFPFRVPIGDDWYYLNIDMFGKDLALARQQFLYHLQRHTATLKGHVMCQMFLDPPLWKAMAEFCHNTLSVELVKEYTEQCVVECDLI, from the exons ATGAAGATTGATACCAGCCTGAATATGCCCCAGCTCCCAGAGGCCCTGTCCCAGGCAGGCCTTCAGTTTTCTGTGGCAACTGAGGAGGACTTTGATGAAATCATGGCTATGAGCCAGGACATCTATGGAGGCCTTGACTATCTACCTACTAGATACACTAGCTGGCTGCAGGATACCAACCGCACAGTTATACTGGCACGCAAACATGGAAAAGTG ATTGCTCTGGAGTCTGTCTGTGTCATCGATGATGGGGAGACCATGCTGGTGGAAGGTCTCCGTGTTGCCCCCCAGGAAAGGGGCAAGGGCGTGGCAGGTGTTCTGCTACGCTTTTGTGCTGAGCTGGTTAAATCCAGGTATCCAGAGGTCAAAGTATGCCGCTTGACCCGTGACGATCAGCTCGGACCAAAGGACTTTGAAAAGTACCGCATCATAACTAAGCAG GGAATCCTGCTGATGCGCTTTAGAGCTGAAGACCTCAAGCTGCATCTCTCTGAATTTGGTCTAGAAGGAGACAATGAATCCACTTTGTCCACCTTTTGCTCCAGTCCTCCTCCAGTGCGTCTGGACCACACAGCAATCCAGCAGCTCTACTTAAACAGTGACCTGCTGCACGGGGTCCTCCCTAATGCAACCATCATTCAAGACTGGCAGCCATTCAAGCTTTTGCCCAGTAACATGGCCATCCTACTAAAGAAGGAGATTGACTGGATGGTGGATGATATGTCCAATCCTACCGTGGCCAGCCTCTGTACCTTCCCTTTCAGGGTCCCCATTGGAGATGACTG GTATTACCTGAACATTGACATGTTTGGTAAAGACCTCGCCCTGGCTCGACAGCAGTTCTTGTACCACTTGCAGCGCCATACTGCCACCTTGAAGGGTCATGTGATGTGCCAGATGTTCCTAGACCCACCGCTTTGGAAGGCCATGGCTGAATTCTGCCACAACACCCTGAGTGTGGAGTTGGTGAAAGAGTATACTGAGCAATGCGTGGTGGAGTGTGATCTCATCTAG